ATCCCTGAAATTATCTCAATCTGTACGTTCATTAATGTACAGACAGCTTCTCTTTACATATTGCTTTCTTGTCACAGGTGTGACACATCAATTTAGCAACCCAATAGGTGGAAGCAGGTGACACAAAACTAAGACTAAGAAAATTTAGGAAACGTTAACAGCAGTGAAGAAAGAGCATATAACCCCAAAGATTTGATTTCATGGAGTTTAGGCTATCAAGCTGAGCAGTGGGGAACTTTCGACCATGCAACGTTTAAGgtagtgaaaagaggaagttggattGGTTGGCCAGCAAGATAAAGGGATGCAGGAGATAAAGtggatgaagcacaaggatctaaacTTGGACCTGGGAGAAAACCACCACTCTTGCTCTAAGAAGTAACAattagagaggttgggcagcaagactgaagaaaggaagcaggaaaggAAGTGAAGTAAAAGGCCAAAAAGTGGATAAAGCTACCCGCCAAAGGGAATctgtaaacaccctttagtaatggctatagtgcgccacgtgaggtgcaccgataGTACTACCCCTCTACAGGGATAACCCCAAagaaaatcattgcattattagATCCCTCCCTATATGATTCTGCCAGCCAGTAAGTAACCGAACTTTAGATTAACCTGCTTTCTCTTAGGCATGTCTTAACATACGCAACCATTATCACCTCCATGCTAACTAAGGTTAGCATGACTCGGTGGAACAGGCGGAAATGGACTACCCATGGCCCTTTTAGAAGCTATAGTTTTTTAAAACAGACTATCCAATAGAAGCCAGACGTTAACACCAGAGCTCCTTATGACAGAAACACTGCTGAAGGAATTGCAAGTCAGTTATTCACTAAGAATAGCAGACTTAAACTACCACTTGTTGGGTCTCAGACGATACAGACCTGACTCCGCACATGAGTGGTGGATctcatttcttcctctctttctcttcttcttctttttcttcttcttcctcctcttcttctcctcttcctcctccttcttcttctttgtcctaCTTTCACTCAGATAAAGACATTTAAGAAATTCTCCTTGATGAGAATCAAACACAATCACACGGTGAACAGTGAACCgagtgaggtccactgacggcactatccccttacaGGGCCACCTCTCAGAAAAAAACAGCTCTTCCCAGGAAAATATGTAAGGCAATATTCTAGTTTAAACGCATTGTTAATTAGCAGGCCTGTAATACCAGTCACGGCAATTTAAACTGCTGGAATGGACACCAAGCAGCCAGTCAGAAATAGGACATGGATGGACAGGGCATTTGAAATTATGATACTTCTGGTGGCATCACTGGATCTTTAAGCTTAATATCTATTATCTTTTATTGAAATTCAGTCTTAGATAAATAGGTAAAAGGAAGGTTAATCCTCAACCATTTTCGACAAAATAATCTCTTGCTGTGAGGGGcttaaaaaagagataaaaaaaaaagaaatgcaatcgATTTACAGGTTACTTTATCCATTTGAAAAACTTGTAAGATACCAATCCATAGAAATCATAGGATCTTCCCTATTGACACGAAGGTTGCAGTTTCATATGACTATGCAAAGCAATGATTCCAACAGCCCTATTCATGGGTCAGTGTTGGAAAAAACAGACTCGATCTGATTTGACGTGCAACTGGTAACTTATgattatacacagacacacacacacacacacacacacacacacacacacacacacacatatatatatatatatatatatatatatttatgctcaAATTCTAGGGCGAGTAATCTTACCATAAGGAGAAAGCTGATCTGACCAGTTACCTGGAATGATAGaatataacaagagaaaaatatgctGAAGGCCttggagataaactcttaggttAACTAAAAACACATATACTTACAATGAAACAATCGGAAGATAGGTAGGAGTTAAGACAGGTGAATGGGGTCCTGCTGGAGCGCAAAATATGAGGAAAGAGATGTTAACTGAAGTGCCTGGGATTCCACTTCAAGGGCACTGCAGACTGAGTTGCAATGGGTTTTCCACAGCAGTGAAAGCACAATCAAAGCGCAGGGTCCACAGTGATAGAACTCTGTTCTGCAATAGAAAATACATAAGATTACTAGGCGAATTAGCACAATTAAGAGTTTGAGGCTGCGTTGAGGGTGCCAAGTTGAATCACTTATGACACAAGTTAATAACAAGGTCAGGTCTAGGTGAGAATTGCGCTTGGACAAGGAAGatgtttagaaaaagaaaaagaactacataCATGACTGTTAAACCTCAGATtcctggcactttaccttattctggGGAGATGAGTCTTAGTAGGTGTACCAATATGAGGGTGGGGAATTGGGAAATTGGCACGGGAAAAGATACTGGACTGGATAGTCAGCCACGTGGGTCAAGCTCAGAGGGAGAGGAAGTCAAGGGGCAGTGACTCTGTTATCGCCACcgttctgtgcgtgtgtgtgtgtgtgtgtctctcctgAGTGTGGGTCATGCAGACCTATTTATGTCTTCCACCAGATTAATCTTAATCTTCCCATTCTCCAGGTATGCCCATTTTCTGTCATGGGACATATGGTTTTTTGGTGTGCTGCCCTGACCTCATGGGTAACTCTTTGACCATGTGGCAGGCACGTGACCTTGTGGCTGGCCTGGTGCCACGTGGTTCGTGCAGCTTTCACTTCCGTGTTTTCCCTGATCACCATCGCTCAGTGCCTCCCACAGCACTGGCTCAGGGTTGCCTTTAAGTAGTGCCTGCGGCCATCAGATGAGCAGGGTATTGTCTCCAAGGGCAGCTTAGTGACCTGGAAAAGGGCTTAATGCAGTCACAAGTTCACGGAAGGGAATAAAAGGCCGTGCCAATGGAATAATAATGAGAGCTTTAGAGAACAAGCAATTCCACCACAACCAACTGTTAGTGTCAGCGAGATAAATGATTTTACTGAAGGTTCTTGAAAGGAgagttgacttgggaagggtacccttgttgaaatatatatatatatatatatatatatatatatatatatatatatatatatatatatatatatatatatatatatatatatatatatatatatatatatatatatatatatagacaggagaagggcgcaggaacacatacagaaccagtacatacatttattcgtctcacgcgtttcttgacccgtggtcacatcatcaggacatcatctacagttataaattaaaaagggacattcagcataaatagttaaaagtaaatatacacaaaacataaaaaaacttaaaatagaaaatcagttgaacttaaacaatcgcacttaaatacatttacacattaaagaaccagtaaaagaaaacttaaaatgtaaacttaaaatgaacttaataaaaactgagcttaataaaaaggaacttaaaaataaacttaaaaggtagagcagaaggcgcacctctcaggatgaaagaggaaaacacactaaaagaaaacagcacaaaaacaggaggaggaggcggacaaatgtaaacaaacaatcgcatcatgctatgaataggggaacagccgatgattggcaatttagcgccggtacaattcttttgatgttgagactctccaagagaagcagttctccaggtttgtttacatttgtccgcctcctcctcctgtttttgtgctgttttcttttagtgtgttttcctctttcatcctgagaggtgcgccttctgctctaccttttaagtttatttttaagctcctttttattaagctcagtttttattaagttcattttaagtttacattttaagttttcttttactggttctttaatgtgtaaatgtatttaagtgcgattgtttaagttcaactgattttctattttaagtttttttatgttttgtgtatatttacttttaactatttatgctgaatgtcccttttaatttataactgtagatgatgtcctgatgatgtgaccactgGTCAAGAAACGcgagacaaataaatgtatgtactggttctgtatgtgttcctgcgcccttctcctgcctactatagtgccctccgatgtgtggattatatatatatatatatatatatatatatatatatatatatatatatatatatatatatatatatatatgtatatatatatgtatgcatatatataatctatctatatatatataaaagtgaatatttgtatatttgtttgtccaatACAGAAATTCGAACTGCTtggcagacccagacaaaattttgcacactgcCTCTATCACCtcagaaaggtttataattcacaatcaaacccctaccccgtgacagacatacaaacacagacaaaacaaatgaaattttcgtttttacgccGCCTTTTCcgtcagttttctgggtttattctctttttcacctgacactccaccttttttttcccggcactgccagatgtatgattaacctatgcaataaatccaaatcccccataacataaattttttaccaggatttacgtgaaattttatcacagttttggagaattatcaatataattgtttacctcaataaaatcaacacttaGAATCTATGTCGGTTTAAATGTTGTTTATAATCCTCGCcatggaaaaaagtaacagaccaaatgcttctgtgataaacatacctcatcattaaaaaattactcgtgacgaaattaccaccttttttcagtgttcattttaagccaaatgtatcttaatcgTACCTTGCaattaaatacaaattcttaagtaccctgtagtattaccatcatcatatctaactgcataatccataaaaaaaacttcgtagttatgggcaAGAAATAATTCATTGACGAGATGAAACAAATCCATCGCCATCCATGCATGCGTATTAACAGACTAAATGCTCCTGTGATAAAACTaatccctcattaaaaaattacttgcgatgaaaataccacattttttcagtgttcatcttaagccaaacgtatcttaattataccttgccaataaaatacaaattctcaagtaCCTTGAGGACGTCAAGGTGACGTATTCCttataaagttggtttaaatgaggtctgaaattaattatcgtgtagttaggcaataccaccaccacgcacaccaacttcaccatactacccctaccaaacgttctctctctttctctctctctctctcaaggcatcactcaaacaaactggagcggaatttatctatgaggtttttaactattgcaagtaaattcatgcttgcaatctctctctcttcctctctctctctctctctctctccctctttctcatttataaattccctttatgaatggggttaaacatcaagtcatactagaaaaaacccgagaatgtttgccacagcaagtcaatcattctctctctctctctctctctctctctctctctctctctctctctctctctctctctctctctctctttcccattcaccattttaatcaggtaagtgccaggatatatgtatacgagtacatgtatacatcatgtttatttaaagtaatgaattcaagacagaattattaatcaaaggaaagaaaagtattttcaaaaatagtacacatactttacacgacaaaacaattcaaaagggatgaaggaacatttttctgaattcttcaaagttcttccagGCAGcatcgggttggtcagctagtttatatatatgaatgaatatatgcaTAGATTCAAAATCTGACTCAACATCTATCATTGCAGGAGGAAAGTGCTTGTGCAGTAATTTCTTTGATAATTATAGAGAAATACGTGTAAGTATCATAGAGATAAACTTGCGCCACTGATACAGAATATGACTAATATTCGAACACAGCCCTTCTTTAAGTTTTGCTAGGACTAGGATCTATACAGGGTCATCATAGGCTCCTTTATGATGTAAGGTGCAATCTCAGAGCTTTGCCTCTTTTCTTTGTGCTGATTTCAACTCTCTACTGACATGCCATTCTAGATTCCCCTCTCGAATTTCGTTTTCGCTCGTTCTTGGACACtttcaaaatacatgaaaatgcgAGGAAACGGAAAATCGCTGGCGACACTAGTTCTGAGGCCAGATGATGACCAGTCATATTAAATGGAGTCTGCACCTTTCCTCAAAATTCGCCGACGCAGTAACCTgtgatgtttaaaaaaatggagAGGAGCGTGTGCAAATGATGCCAAACGTCCCGTGACGGAAgtgcagaaaagtaaaaaaaaagtggatgggACAGAATGATTACAGAAACCAACCCTTCTTCATGAGAGTAAAGTAAGTTAGCTATGCGAGAAAAAAGACGGAATCTGTGTAAGTGAACCGTGCTCTGAATACACTTAGGATAGGAGAGGCGAAATGTTAAGAGCAGCAGAAATACAATGAAGATATTGGTGTTGTTGAGAGAATCAAAAAGAAAGATTGCGATCGGGCAGTTTGTAACTTGGCATAAATGCCAGGAAACAATTTGGCAACAGAGTTTCACAATTACTGACACAGAAATCTGGAGGAAGATATGAGGAAGACTAATGGAGTTCGACCCACTCGCTGAGTCTAACTGCTTTAGACGAGGCTTCTCTATCCCAGCATGACCCTTGCCCTAGTTACGGTAAGATGCTGCAAGGGATATAGgtttgatgtggacctctggactctgttACACAACAAAGATAGGATTCGCCAAGAGATAACAACTCAGACAGCACTCATAGTCTGTTTTCCTTGAATCTTCTTTCAGAGTAAACTTTTTCCACCTAGGACCAAGGGTATTTTTCTTTCCAAGACAACTTCCTGAAGGGTCGCTCGTAAGAGTAAGAGGCTTTGCTAGTCCAAAGCCTGCTTATTGTAACATTAAGCACACTAAGTTTATACAAAGACAGGTGTAGCAAAACATTTACCTGATCAGGCACAACTGACCCGTACAACTGGTTCAGTTGTACGGGTCAGTCGTGCCTGGTACACTTGCTCAGGTAAATATGTACTGATATACTTGTTCAGGTAGACCTGCCTGGTATACTTGCTCAGGTAGATCTTTACAGATGTACTTGTTCAGTTAGATCTGCCAGATATACTTGCTCAGGTAGACCTGTACAGATTTACTTGTTCAGATAGCTCTACCTGGTTTACTTCCCCAGGTAGACCTGTACAGATATACTTGCTCAGGTAGACCTGCTTGGTACACTTGTTCAGGTAGACCTGCCAGGTATAATTGCTCAGGTAGACCTGTACAGATACACTAGTTCGGGTAGACCTGCCCGGTGCACTTGCTCAGGTAGACCTGTACAAATACACTTGTTCAGGTAGACCTGCCTGGTACAGTTGCTTAGGTAGGCCTGTACAGATATACTTATTCAGGTAGACCTGCCTGGTACACTTGCTTAGGTTGATCTGTACAGCTATACTTGTTCAGGTAGACCTGCCTGGTACACTTGCTTAAGTAGACCTGTACAGCTATACTTGCTCAGGTAGACCTTCGAAGTGTACTTGTTCAAGCAGACATAATAGGTGCACTTGTTCAGGTAGATCTGCTAGGTATTCTTGTTCAGGTAGACCTGCCAAGCATAATTGTTCAGGTAGATCTGCCCAGTACACTTGCCCAGGCAGACTTACACAGGTATCTGTAGGCAAGCCACGTCCTGTATAGAGCGATATTACTAAGCAGAGTAACTTGGCAGTTACAAATTGCAAGTTATACAATTAGGATATCACTTATGATCactgttatgaaaattataacagtGCTTTTAAAGGACAATATGTTTTATAGTCATGACCGACTTCCTTTTACACTGGAGTACGTACGTGGTACCAGATAAGCTTAAGGAATGCTTTTAAATATGAAGATCCGTACTTtaaagtattagagagagagagagagagagagagagagagagagagagagagagagagagagagagagagagagagagagaggtaatatccTTTTCCCGTCGGTTATTTCGTAGGTAAGGAAACCAAAACATATCTTCCCGTAAAAtagtgtgtatttacatatttgcGACCCTATGTACaaattacaacaataaataattcaaaggaaatttgtagaaaaaggaaaaggggaaataaataagataaagaacCGGAAGGTAAAGAAAGACATTGATTAAGTAAGAAAAAACCAGACAACGATGATCCATGGATACTAGTGGCGGGAACTGGTCGACAGAGGCGACATTCGGCGTCCTAGAATCAAACCAGTTCAGGGCATTTCTGGGCATTAGCGACAGGCAGGTGGGTATGGGAATCCGGCAATCGAGCAGTAGTAGGACAAGGAGTAAGTGGTCGATGAGTTGATGGAGGTCGACGTGATGGTGTAGGTTGACGAACTGGTTGTCCAGACGGTGAGAGCGATTCGACCCTGTCGATTCGCGGAATCCAGATCCCTGCCTTCCGGCTCCAGCGGGTCCTCGAAGGTGCTTTCCAGGAAGGTTTTGCTGGAAAAGAAGAATAAGGGGAGAATGATTTGTAGTGAAATAAATGGCAGACAATAACAAGTGGAAGGAGTGGCTTCCTCAGTAGTCTAGGAGCAGCCCAAATTTTGGCACCACCTCAGGAGGCAAAAGCTTTTCGTTTGTTGTTCAGTTCTCCCATTAACGTTCTTgtaaaaacttagaaaaaattgCTGGTAACTCTAACTACACTACCACACTCAAATGGTTAGATATATAtgcttttacattttcaaaataccaGCCTAGATTTTGCCATTGCAGATTTTACCTTTATCTTTGCCCCAGAACTTCACTATTTAAACCTTTGCCTCTTTGTTCATAATGTGATCTACctaaattttactattttacttttttattaccaATACCAAACGCCCAATCCCTGTCAACCTTAAAcaagcgtataatgctatattaaACTCTCAGCTACGAGAGGGCAGCGTTCAGTTGCTCAGCAGATGCGGTCAAgcgaaggtgcgtcggcgacgcctccgaaaagcgctgccagacgcacgatctatggctaaccttaaccttaaataaaataaaaactactgagcctagagggctgcaatttggtatgcttgatgattggagggtggatgatcaacataccaatttgcagccctctagctttagtggtttttaaaatctgatggGGGacaaaagaagtgcggacggacacacaaagccgtcacaatagttttctttgacagaaaactaaaatggacatTGGTGGTTTATTGTCGTCTCCAGAgactaatttgatttttattagattttggcTGTCAAGTCAAGCATTAGGGCACTTTCGGCGCTCAGAACAATGAAAAGggggagttgaagtggttggacagcaagatacaaATATCCAgataataacgaaaattaaatttagaaGGATCTAAAGCagggaactgggagaaaactccactgTTGCAGTAAAATGTAATGGTTAAAGAGATCAGACAGCAAGATTGAGGAAAGGATgcgagagttattattattattattattattattattattattattattattattattattattattattattcagaagacgaacctctCATATGAAACATGCTcacaaaggccattgacttgaatttcaagctttcaaagaaaacggtgtttatttgaaagaggcaccagaaggtaacagaaaatatagaaagaCGAGATAAGTTactagcaaagaaaaaaaaattaacatattaataaatagagataaaaaatGGAGATTAATGGAGGTAAAGTAGCAGACAAAAAGGTCGGTGCAGTTGGAGGCAAAAGGGACACTGCAttatctacagtgcaccacgtgaggtgcactggcggcaccaaCCCCCTAAGGGTTCACCTCTGGAGAAACTTACGTAGTTTTTCCCATATTATTAACCCTGATGATTAATAGAGCTGTCGTGAATCTTAgttaagatttaaaataaaacttttagagAACTTTGAAAAGAAACTTAATTTCTCATGTGCATAGTGAAGCCAATGAGCCCtgtgatatattaaaaaaatgctaaaGGGGGGAAATATAAAGAACGGAGAAAGATAACAAGAGCAAAGGCAATTAGGAATAAAAGTGGTATTAGACACCAAAGTTTTGCGATGTGGAAGAAAATTAGGAAAGGGATAGAGCAAAACTTGTACAGTTAacgtgcatgtgtgtgagtgtgtgtgtgtgtgcgcgtttgtatatgctgtatgtgtgtgtatgtatgtgttgtatgtgtgtgagagagagagagagagagagagagagagagagagagagagagagagagagagagagagagcaatttgtcTGCATAATCTGATGACGCAAAAACTATGGCCATCAtcgtagtaagagagagagagggagagagagagagtaattatttacataatctGGTGACGCAACAACTATGGTCATCatcgtagcgagagagagagagagagagagagagagagagatagagagagagagaaagagagagagagagggagagcacgAAGAACCTCAAGAACCAAGAAGTAGTGTCCACTCACTCATCCGCGGCAGCATCATCGTCGACGGTTTGTGCCAGGGGCTTCTGTCGACGGAGCCTCCTCTTCAGGCAGGCGTTGCTCTGAGCCTTCAGGTAGCAGGTGTAGGGCTGCGTAGACGTAATCGTCGTCAGGGTGATGGCCGTGCGGGTCGAGTAAGCAGCCACGATTCGGGCGTCGTTGGCGTCTCGACCTGTAGACGTTTCGTGGAGATAATTGGGGTTGGAATGGAGTCTCAAAGATCGGTTACGGTTGACTGGAAAGGAGTCTCAAAGGTCGGTTACGGTTGATTGGAAAGGAGTCTCAAAGATCGGTTACGATTGATTGGAATGGAGTCTCAAAGATCGGTTACGATTGATTGGAATGAAGTCTCAAAGATCGGTTACGATTGATTGGAATGAAGTCTCAAAGATCGGTTACGGTTGATTGGAATGGAGTCTCAAAGATCGGTTACGGTTGACTGGAAAGGAGTCTCGTTGATAGAGATAATTGGGCTGAATTTGGACCTCTAAGCTCTGTTACGGTTGACTTAGAAAGGGGTCTCGATGATCGGTTAAGCTTGATCGAGATGATAATGGTTGACTTTGGGTCTCTAATCTCGGTTGCGGTTGATCAAGATAACATTAGTTGAATTTGGGTCTCGAAGCCCGGATATGGTTGATGGAGATGATTAGGATTGAGAAAGGAGTCTTGAAAGTCGATTGCGTTAGATCGAGATAATAGGGGATGAAACTGGGTCTCGAAACTCAACTATATATCGGAGATAATAGAGCTGAAATTGTCTATATGCTTGGTTACGGTTGACTGAGAAAATAGAATCGAAACTGGGTCTTGAAACTCTGTTATGTTTGATCGAGATAATAGGGGGTTGAAATTGGGTCACGAAGCTCGGTTTTGATTGATCGAAAGAACTGGGATTGAAAAGGCTTCTCGAAGCTCGGTTAAGGTTGATCGAGATAATGCGGTTAAAATTGGACCTCGAAGCTCGGTTGGGTTTGATGGAGGTAAAATGGACTGAGAGGGGTCTCGGAATTCGGTGACAGTTGTTGGAGATGATGGGGATGCGACTGGTTCTCGAAGTTCGAATACATTTCATAGAGATAACCGGGAATGAAGATGGGTATCGAAAGTTGATTACATATGATCGAGATAACATCTGTTAaagctgaagagaaaaataaaatttgattaatataatAAGGCTTGAGCCATGTTATCAAGGCTCTGTTGCGTTTGATCCACATGATAAGGTTGAGACTTTGTTTGGTAAGCTAAATCACTCCACGTTATGGAATTTAAAGTTCTTGATCGAGATAACAGGGCCTGAAATAAGGTCTGGAATCCAGTCAAGTATACAGAAAGTTAAGAATTTTTAGCTATATAACAGAGATTTAAAACAGGTCTCAAAATTTGTCTACTGTAAggtgttataattattttcaatacatAAGAATTTAAATCAGACATGGAAACATGCTTGGTTTGTGGCAGGGCATATAGCCACATGATAGAATGTTTAGGAATAacttataaaaagcaaaaaacttatatttcatacatttttagtatgatgagaaagaaaaaaagtattttatgaagAGGAACTAACGATAAATATGCcatatctgaataaaaattatgtatatatataaatatataaataatatatatatatatatatatatatatatatatatatatatatatatatatatatatatatatatatatatatatatatatatatatatatatatatatatatatatatatatatatatatatatatatatatatatatacacacacacaactgaaattaaatttgtaaatcTGCATAAATATTGCTGCTTACTCGTTTGTTAATCTAAAAGGTTTTATATTACGAATGTACTGATACACTTAAGCAAATGATTATT
The nucleotide sequence above comes from Macrobrachium rosenbergii isolate ZJJX-2024 chromosome 1, ASM4041242v1, whole genome shotgun sequence. Encoded proteins:
- the LOC136841539 gene encoding uncharacterized protein — protein: MKFLAIAIFALLGTICQGRDANDARIVAAYSTRTAITLTTITSTQPYTCYLKAQSNACLKRRLRRQKPLAQTVDDDAAADDKTFLESTFEDPLEPEGRDLDSANRQGRIALTVWTTSSSTYTITSTSINSSTTYSLSYYCSIAGFPYPPACR